Proteins encoded in a region of the Novibacillus thermophilus genome:
- a CDS encoding alpha-N-arabinofuranosidase, with protein MGEHTIVVNADIEQATISRYIYGHFAEHLGRGIYEGIWVGENSSIPNTKGIRNDVLTALKRLDIPVIRWPGGCFADEYHWKDGVGPREKRKRMVNTHWGGVVENNHFGTHEFMLLCELLGAEPYICGNLGSGTVQEMSEWIEYLTFDGESPMANWRKANGRERPWQLKYFGVGNENWGCGGNMRPEFYADLYRRYQTYVRNYGDQKIYKIACGANVDDFRWTEVLMREAGQFMDGLSLHYYTVPGVWEEKGPATGFTKDEWFITMRKALYMDELIKRHSTIMDQYDPVKRVGLVIDEWGAWYDVEPGTNPGFLFQQNTIRDALVAGVTLNIFHDHCERVHMANIAQMINVLQAMILTKGAKMIVTPTYHVFEMFKVHQDAKKLAVTSQVQPIDTGDYELPQISVSASRDREGNIHVSLCNLDCDSGANVHIALRGTEQLGHITGRILTGKDIDAHNTFENPNVVTPEVFEDFKIESHRLDVFLPSKSVAVITVEPWSKGA; from the coding sequence ATGGGAGAACATACCATTGTCGTGAATGCGGACATTGAGCAAGCAACGATTAGCCGTTACATTTACGGTCATTTCGCAGAGCATTTGGGCAGAGGGATTTATGAAGGGATCTGGGTTGGAGAAAACTCTTCTATCCCAAACACGAAAGGGATACGCAACGATGTCCTCACTGCGTTAAAGCGGCTTGACATACCTGTCATAAGGTGGCCAGGGGGTTGTTTTGCAGACGAATACCATTGGAAAGATGGGGTGGGACCCCGGGAAAAAAGAAAGCGCATGGTTAACACACATTGGGGCGGCGTGGTAGAGAACAACCATTTCGGGACCCACGAGTTTATGCTGTTGTGCGAATTGCTGGGGGCTGAGCCGTACATTTGTGGAAATCTCGGGAGCGGGACAGTCCAAGAGATGTCGGAATGGATTGAGTATCTGACATTCGATGGCGAGTCACCCATGGCTAATTGGAGGAAAGCCAACGGGCGAGAACGGCCCTGGCAGCTGAAGTACTTTGGTGTAGGGAATGAGAATTGGGGCTGTGGCGGCAACATGCGGCCGGAGTTTTATGCCGATCTGTATCGAAGGTATCAAACGTATGTGAGAAATTACGGCGATCAAAAGATTTACAAAATCGCCTGTGGTGCAAATGTCGATGACTTCAGGTGGACTGAAGTGTTGATGCGGGAAGCGGGTCAGTTCATGGACGGTCTGAGCCTGCACTATTACACAGTACCAGGTGTTTGGGAAGAGAAAGGGCCAGCGACAGGGTTTACGAAAGACGAGTGGTTCATTACAATGCGGAAAGCATTGTACATGGATGAATTGATCAAGAGGCACAGCACGATTATGGACCAGTATGACCCGGTTAAACGAGTCGGCCTGGTGATTGACGAGTGGGGAGCTTGGTACGATGTAGAACCCGGTACGAATCCCGGTTTTCTCTTTCAGCAAAACACCATCCGGGATGCTTTAGTGGCCGGTGTCACATTAAACATCTTCCACGATCATTGTGAGCGGGTACATATGGCGAACATCGCACAAATGATCAATGTATTACAGGCCATGATTTTAACTAAAGGTGCAAAGATGATTGTGACCCCTACTTACCACGTGTTTGAAATGTTCAAAGTACACCAAGACGCCAAAAAGTTAGCCGTCACTTCGCAGGTCCAGCCTATCGATACCGGGGATTACGAGCTCCCGCAAATCAGTGTTTCAGCCTCCAGAGATCGTGAGGGGAACATCCATGTAAGTCTATGTAACTTGGATTGCGATTCAGGCGCAAACGTTCACATCGCATTGCGGGGAACGGAACAACTTGGTCACATAACAGGGCGAATTTTGACGGGGAAGGACATAGATGCCCACAATACGTTTGAAAATCCAAATGTCGTCACCCCAGAGGTGTTTGAGGATTTCAAAATTGAAAGCCACCGTCTCGACGTCTTTCTCCCGTCCAAGTCTGTCGCTGTAATAACTGTTGAACCCTGGAGCAAGGGGGCTTAA
- a CDS encoding carbohydrate ABC transporter permease has product MNKSRNIVTSSAINILLIIACVLSLFPLISLLISSFQPSTELMRNGISFSIDWDQLSLDNYLYIFTQETQYWKWYGNSLIITFLTIILSLFFSSMVGYALAVYNFRGKILIFILVLLINMIPFEVMMLPLYQLMIDLKLINTYTGVILPSIVSAFSVFFFRQYCLGLPSELIDAARMDGCTEYGIFFKIMAPLMLPAFSAMAIFQGLSSWNNFLWPLVVIRSNDLFTLPIGLATLLTPYGNNYDILISGSIMTVVPVMILYVAFQKYFVAGLTTGSIKG; this is encoded by the coding sequence ATGAACAAATCTCGCAACATTGTTACATCATCGGCGATCAATATATTATTAATTATTGCTTGTGTGTTATCATTATTTCCGCTTATTAGCCTTTTGATATCTTCCTTCCAACCATCAACAGAATTAATGAGAAACGGTATCTCTTTTTCAATTGATTGGGATCAACTGTCTTTAGATAATTATTTATACATATTTACTCAAGAGACTCAATATTGGAAGTGGTACGGGAACAGCTTGATTATTACCTTTTTAACCATTATTTTATCGTTGTTTTTCTCATCCATGGTTGGTTACGCTTTAGCTGTATATAATTTTAGAGGTAAAATTTTAATATTTATACTTGTATTATTAATTAATATGATACCATTTGAAGTGATGATGCTCCCCTTATATCAACTAATGATAGATTTAAAGTTAATTAATACTTATACTGGTGTAATATTGCCTTCTATAGTTTCTGCATTTTCAGTTTTCTTCTTCAGACAGTATTGTCTTGGATTACCTTCTGAGTTAATAGATGCTGCTAGAATGGATGGATGTACTGAATATGGTATATTCTTTAAAATCATGGCACCTTTAATGTTACCAGCGTTTTCTGCAATGGCAATCTTCCAAGGGCTGAGTAGCTGGAATAATTTTCTTTGGCCGTTAGTAGTTATTAGATCAAATGACCTTTTTACGCTCCCGATTGGACTGGCAACATTATTAACGCCATATGGAAATAATTATGATATCTTAATTTCTGGTTCTATTATGACCGTAGTTCCTGTAATGATATTATATGTCGCTTTTCAAAAGTATTTTGTTGCAGGTCTGACAACAGGAAGCATTAAAGGATAA
- the araD gene encoding L-ribulose-5-phosphate 4-epimerase, translating into MLEQLKAEVLEANLSLPKYRLVTFTWGNVSGIDRETGYVVIKPSGVEYGEMTAEDLVVVDLDGTVVEGDLRPSSDTPTHLALYRAFPDIGGIVHTHSPWATSWAQAGLPLPALGTTHADYFYGEIPCTRELTEREVETNYELETGRVIVETYQKNGLDPTAMPGVLVKNHAPFCWGEDAQQAVHHAVVLEEAAKMAFITYQLNPDVRPISQCLLDKHYLRKHGANAYYGQKEKRG; encoded by the coding sequence GTGTTAGAACAGTTGAAAGCGGAAGTGTTAGAAGCGAACCTGTCCCTTCCGAAGTATCGGCTCGTGACCTTTACGTGGGGAAACGTAAGTGGAATCGACCGGGAAACAGGATACGTGGTGATTAAACCGAGTGGCGTCGAGTACGGCGAGATGACGGCAGAAGACCTCGTAGTCGTCGACCTTGATGGAACGGTCGTCGAAGGAGACTTGCGGCCGTCTTCCGATACGCCCACCCATTTAGCCTTGTACCGTGCGTTTCCTGACATTGGCGGAATTGTGCATACCCATTCGCCGTGGGCTACCAGTTGGGCCCAAGCTGGCCTTCCGCTCCCTGCTCTGGGGACGACTCATGCCGACTATTTTTACGGAGAGATTCCGTGTACCCGGGAGTTGACGGAAAGGGAAGTTGAGACAAACTACGAGTTGGAGACCGGGCGTGTGATCGTCGAGACGTATCAGAAAAACGGGTTGGACCCGACGGCGATGCCGGGTGTCCTCGTGAAAAACCACGCACCGTTCTGCTGGGGAGAGGACGCCCAGCAGGCGGTGCACCATGCGGTCGTTCTGGAAGAAGCGGCTAAAATGGCGTTCATCACGTATCAGCTGAACCCGGACGTCCGCCCCATCAGCCAGTGTTTGCTGGATAAACACTATTTGCGCAAGCATGGGGCAAATGCCTACTACGGACAAAAGGAAAAGAGGGGCTGA
- a CDS encoding beta-L-arabinofuranosidase domain-containing protein, with protein sequence MEKPTRYTRNIYYVEQDQLYVNLFIASQLEIGNGDIKVIQNTSFPESDKTDDVTF encoded by the coding sequence ATGGAGAAACCTACCCGCTATACAAGAAACATTTATTACGTAGAACAAGATCAACTGTACGTTAATTTATTTATTGCCTCTCAATTAGAGATCGGAAATGGGGACATTAAAGTGATACAAAATACCTCCTTTCCGGAATCTGATAAGACAGACGACGTTACGTTTTGA
- the araB gene encoding ribulokinase — MATYTVGVDFGTQSGRAVLVEVGTGSEVATAVKAYPHGVIDDVLPDGVTQLEEDWALQHPADYLEVLQKTIPELLQQSGVSKDDVIGIGIDFTSCTMLPVDADGTPLCMTEAFRHNPHSYVKLWKHHAAQDEANRLNAIAEERGEAFLKRYGGKISSEWLIPKIWQILNEAPDVYEASAHMLEAGDWVVSQLTGVIKRNSCATGYKAIWHKREGYPSREFFKALDPRLEHVVEEKLSETIYPIGTKAGEITEEAAKLTGLNPGTAVAVANVDAHVSVPAVGITEPGKLLMIMGTSTCHVLLGEDEKVVPGMCGVVEDGVIPGYFGYEAGQACVGDHFEWLIKNAVPERYMQEAEAKGIGIHQLLTEKASRLSAGESGLLALDWWNGNRSTLVDADLTGLLIGATLWTRPEDIYRALMEATAYGTRMIVETFREAGVPVNEVYACGGIAEKNPLMMQIYADVLNMEIKISASPQAPALGAAMFGAVAAGKERGGYDSITEAAQDMAKLKDEVFRPQPEHVPVYDQLYREYATLYDYFGRGSNDVMKTLKRLKREASEQKVNEPC; from the coding sequence ATGGCGACATACACTGTTGGCGTCGATTTTGGGACCCAGTCCGGCCGGGCCGTCCTCGTCGAAGTAGGGACGGGAAGTGAAGTCGCGACCGCGGTAAAAGCTTATCCCCATGGCGTCATCGATGATGTGCTGCCGGACGGTGTCACCCAACTGGAAGAGGACTGGGCCCTGCAGCACCCGGCTGACTACTTGGAAGTCTTACAGAAGACCATTCCTGAACTGCTCCAGCAATCGGGTGTGTCTAAGGACGACGTCATCGGGATCGGCATTGATTTTACGTCGTGTACGATGCTACCAGTTGATGCCGACGGCACCCCCCTCTGCATGACAGAAGCCTTCCGGCACAACCCCCACAGCTACGTCAAACTGTGGAAACACCACGCCGCCCAGGACGAGGCCAACCGCCTCAACGCCATTGCAGAAGAAAGGGGCGAGGCCTTTTTAAAGCGCTACGGGGGTAAGATTTCATCGGAATGGCTCATACCGAAAATCTGGCAGATCTTAAACGAGGCCCCCGACGTATACGAAGCGTCGGCCCACATGCTCGAGGCCGGGGATTGGGTCGTCTCCCAACTGACTGGCGTCATCAAGCGGAACAGTTGTGCGACGGGGTACAAAGCGATCTGGCACAAACGAGAAGGTTACCCTTCCCGGGAATTCTTTAAGGCCCTGGACCCGCGGCTGGAACATGTCGTGGAGGAGAAATTGAGCGAAACGATTTACCCCATCGGCACAAAGGCTGGAGAAATCACGGAGGAGGCGGCGAAGCTTACCGGCTTGAATCCGGGGACCGCTGTCGCCGTCGCCAACGTCGATGCCCACGTCTCCGTACCGGCCGTCGGTATCACCGAACCGGGGAAACTGCTCATGATCATGGGCACGTCCACCTGTCACGTCTTACTCGGGGAAGACGAAAAAGTCGTCCCCGGGATGTGCGGTGTCGTCGAAGACGGCGTCATCCCCGGTTACTTCGGCTATGAGGCGGGCCAGGCGTGCGTCGGGGATCACTTCGAGTGGCTGATTAAAAACGCCGTTCCTGAGCGTTACATGCAAGAAGCTGAAGCCAAAGGCATCGGGATCCATCAGCTGTTGACAGAAAAAGCGAGTCGTCTCAGCGCCGGTGAAAGCGGTTTGCTCGCCTTGGACTGGTGGAACGGCAACCGTTCCACGCTGGTCGACGCCGACTTGACGGGCCTGCTCATCGGAGCGACGCTCTGGACCAGGCCGGAAGACATTTACCGCGCCCTCATGGAGGCCACCGCCTACGGCACGCGCATGATTGTGGAAACCTTTCGGGAGGCCGGCGTTCCCGTCAACGAGGTGTACGCCTGCGGGGGCATCGCCGAAAAAAATCCGCTGATGATGCAGATTTACGCCGATGTTTTGAACATGGAGATCAAAATCTCCGCCTCTCCCCAGGCGCCGGCGTTAGGGGCTGCCATGTTCGGCGCTGTGGCGGCCGGCAAAGAGAGGGGCGGCTACGACAGCATTACCGAGGCCGCCCAGGACATGGCGAAACTGAAAGACGAAGTCTTCCGGCCACAACCGGAGCACGTACCTGTTTACGACCAGTTGTACCGGGAATACGCGACGCTGTACGACTACTTCGGGCGCGGGAGCAACGACGTGATGAAGACATTGAAGCGCCTTAAACGGGAAGCTTCAGAACAGAAGGTGAACGAACCGTGTTAG
- the araA gene encoding L-arabinose isomerase: MIALKPYEFWFVTGSQHLYGEETLQEVEAHARQVIDGLNADSSIPFPIAFKPVLTEPDAILRLCLDANRDEKCAGIVTWMHTFSPAKMWIAGLSALQKPLLHLHTQFNRDIPWSSIDMDFMNLNQSAHGDREYGFIGSRMNVRRKVVVGHWKSKAVRERIGGWMRVAVAYVEGKQLKVARFGDNMREVAVTEGDKVEAQIQFGWSINGYGVGDLVQRINDIQEAEVNALLDEYAEQYDIAPEGLKEGAVRDSVREQARIELGLKAFLQEGGFTAFTTTFEDLHGMKQLPGLAVQRLMAEGYGFGGEGDWKTAALVRMMKILADNEGTSFMEDYTYHFEPDNELVLGSHMLEVCPTVAATKPRVEVHPLSIGGKEDPARLVFDGKSGAALNASLVDMGNRFRLLVNEVDAVQPECAMPKLPVARVLWKPAPSLSEAAECWIVAGGAHHTCFSYRVTTEQLIDWADMAGIECVVIDKDTRRHAFRNELKWNEVVYG; encoded by the coding sequence GTGATAGCGTTAAAGCCGTATGAATTTTGGTTTGTGACAGGAAGTCAGCACTTGTACGGGGAAGAAACCCTTCAGGAAGTTGAGGCCCATGCCAGACAGGTGATCGACGGGCTCAATGCCGACTCGTCCATCCCTTTTCCCATCGCATTCAAGCCTGTGTTAACGGAGCCAGATGCGATATTGAGGCTTTGCCTCGATGCAAACCGCGATGAAAAGTGTGCTGGCATCGTCACCTGGATGCACACATTCTCTCCGGCCAAAATGTGGATCGCCGGCCTCTCTGCGCTACAAAAACCGCTGCTTCATCTCCACACCCAGTTTAACCGGGACATTCCGTGGAGCAGTATCGATATGGATTTTATGAATTTAAACCAGTCCGCCCACGGAGACCGCGAGTACGGATTCATCGGAAGCCGCATGAATGTCAGGCGCAAAGTGGTCGTTGGCCATTGGAAGAGTAAGGCTGTCCGGGAGCGGATTGGAGGCTGGATGCGTGTGGCCGTTGCCTATGTGGAAGGCAAACAGTTGAAAGTGGCCCGTTTTGGTGACAACATGCGGGAAGTGGCCGTCACAGAAGGGGACAAAGTCGAGGCTCAAATTCAGTTCGGCTGGTCGATTAACGGCTACGGAGTCGGGGACCTCGTACAGAGGATCAACGACATTCAAGAAGCGGAAGTCAATGCGTTACTGGACGAGTATGCTGAACAGTACGACATTGCACCGGAAGGGCTTAAAGAAGGTGCAGTGCGCGACTCCGTACGCGAACAAGCCAGGATCGAACTCGGTTTGAAAGCTTTTCTGCAGGAAGGGGGGTTTACAGCTTTTACGACCACGTTTGAAGATTTGCACGGCATGAAGCAGCTGCCGGGGCTTGCCGTCCAGCGTTTAATGGCGGAAGGGTACGGTTTTGGCGGCGAGGGCGACTGGAAAACAGCAGCGCTCGTCCGCATGATGAAAATACTGGCGGACAACGAAGGCACGTCCTTCATGGAAGATTACACGTACCACTTTGAACCGGACAACGAGCTCGTACTCGGCTCGCACATGCTGGAGGTATGCCCGACTGTCGCGGCCACGAAGCCGAGGGTGGAAGTGCATCCCCTCTCAATAGGTGGCAAAGAAGATCCGGCCCGCCTCGTCTTTGACGGGAAAAGTGGTGCGGCGTTAAATGCATCCCTCGTCGACATGGGGAACCGCTTTAGATTGCTCGTTAACGAGGTCGATGCCGTTCAGCCTGAGTGCGCCATGCCGAAGCTCCCGGTGGCGCGCGTGTTGTGGAAACCGGCGCCCTCCCTCAGCGAGGCGGCTGAGTGTTGGATTGTGGCGGGTGGGGCCCACCACACGTGTTTCTCGTACAGGGTGACTACTGAGCAGCTTATCGACTGGGCGGACATGGCTGGCATCGAATGTGTCGTCATTGACAAAGACACACGTCGGCACGCATTTCGCAACGAGCTTAAGTGGAATGAGGTGGTCTATGGGTAA
- a CDS encoding carbohydrate ABC transporter permease → MTFETESKKNSFTLLSILNSKKVAPYVFVLPFIVSFLLLTLYPAIQAFVMSFQKILPGQIEFIGLSNYESVFNPTFFVALKNTLVYTVLTITILTVIPIILAVFLDSKLIKFRTFYRSALFIPALTSTIVAGIIFRLVFADSDKAIANQIVSFLGFEPFNWLSTGWSGMFIMVLIASWRWMGVNIMYFLAGLQNIPHELYESAEIDGSNSFQKFMHITLPQLKPIITFVVTISIIGGFRVFEESYVLWEANSPGDIGLTLVVYLYREGIQKNNLGFGAAVGVIVLILIFVVSLVYLIMSGSFKRGDK, encoded by the coding sequence GTGACGTTTGAAACTGAAAGCAAAAAGAATTCATTTACATTATTATCCATACTGAATTCAAAAAAAGTAGCACCGTATGTTTTTGTTCTACCGTTTATCGTATCATTTTTACTTCTTACTTTATACCCAGCCATTCAAGCTTTTGTTATGAGTTTCCAAAAAATCCTACCTGGGCAAATAGAATTTATAGGATTGTCGAATTATGAAAGTGTATTTAATCCGACCTTTTTTGTTGCATTAAAAAACACATTAGTATACACCGTCTTAACAATAACAATATTAACGGTAATCCCAATAATACTGGCCGTTTTTCTAGACTCTAAGTTAATAAAATTTAGGACCTTTTATAGGTCAGCTTTATTTATTCCGGCTCTTACTTCAACTATTGTAGCAGGGATAATATTCAGATTAGTATTTGCGGATTCAGATAAGGCTATCGCGAATCAAATAGTAAGCTTTCTAGGTTTTGAACCATTTAATTGGTTAAGTACTGGCTGGTCAGGTATGTTTATTATGGTACTGATAGCTTCTTGGCGTTGGATGGGAGTAAATATTATGTACTTTTTAGCAGGTTTGCAAAACATACCTCATGAGCTCTACGAATCAGCGGAAATAGATGGTTCAAATTCCTTTCAAAAGTTTATGCATATAACTCTTCCTCAATTAAAACCAATTATTACTTTTGTAGTAACGATAAGTATAATTGGCGGTTTTAGGGTTTTTGAAGAAAGTTACGTATTGTGGGAAGCAAATTCACCTGGCGATATAGGCCTAACCTTAGTCGTTTACTTGTATAGAGAAGGAATACAAAAAAACAATTTAGGTTTTGGAGCTGCTGTAGGAGTTATTGTCCTGATATTAATATTTGTTGTAAGTTTAGTTTACCTCATTATGTCTGGTTCATTTAAGAGGGGGGATAAATAA
- a CDS encoding ABC transporter substrate-binding protein codes for MGRTLLTFAAITMLVFLLGACGGSNEADKTEEGGAEGTELTFWTFAGTHADFFENAAERWNQENPEKQINLKVETYPFDQMHNNLLMALQSGEGAPDIVDIEIAKFSNFLKGEVQLVPLNDIIEPEIDSFIPERLRIYEKDGNYYGAPTHLGATVVYYNKEIMDEAGVDIDSIATWDDYVEAGKKVVETTGKPMTTVAINWYSIWPFIVQKGSDFFDENGNLTLDNDTNIDTLSFINDWVNKYGIAEVAPGGNYHNEEFYGFMNNGGQASLIIPLFYMKDFTEYMPDLKGKMEIRLMPAWEDSDNVSAPMGGTGTAITNQSESVELAKEFLYFSKLSKDGNIRLWTELGFDPYRWDALEDPIMEEDNEYYEYFHDGIFDILLEAEDRIGSVNITEFTPDVLSEIESNVMHNVIRENAQDPEEALKQTADNVKEIMGQ; via the coding sequence ATGGGGAGGACGCTTCTGACTTTTGCTGCTATAACTATGTTGGTATTTTTACTGGGGGCTTGTGGTGGTTCTAATGAAGCTGATAAAACAGAAGAAGGGGGAGCTGAAGGAACTGAATTAACATTTTGGACTTTTGCAGGCACTCACGCAGACTTTTTTGAAAACGCTGCAGAAAGATGGAATCAAGAAAATCCTGAAAAACAGATCAATCTAAAAGTGGAAACGTACCCATTTGATCAAATGCATAATAATTTACTGATGGCTTTACAATCTGGAGAGGGTGCACCTGATATAGTTGATATAGAAATAGCCAAATTTTCGAACTTCCTAAAAGGTGAAGTTCAGTTGGTTCCGCTTAATGATATCATTGAACCGGAAATAGATAGTTTTATTCCTGAAAGACTAAGAATTTATGAGAAAGATGGGAACTATTATGGCGCTCCCACACATTTAGGTGCTACAGTGGTTTATTACAATAAAGAAATTATGGATGAAGCTGGAGTTGATATTGATTCAATTGCAACTTGGGATGACTATGTCGAAGCAGGAAAGAAAGTAGTAGAAACTACTGGGAAGCCAATGACTACAGTAGCGATTAACTGGTATTCTATATGGCCGTTTATTGTACAAAAGGGTTCTGACTTTTTTGACGAGAACGGAAATTTGACATTGGATAATGATACAAATATTGACACCTTAAGTTTTATTAATGATTGGGTGAACAAATATGGGATCGCAGAAGTCGCTCCTGGCGGTAATTACCATAATGAAGAGTTCTATGGATTTATGAATAATGGCGGTCAGGCGTCACTAATAATTCCATTATTTTATATGAAGGATTTTACCGAATACATGCCAGACCTCAAAGGCAAAATGGAAATACGATTAATGCCAGCTTGGGAAGATTCTGACAATGTCTCGGCGCCTATGGGTGGAACAGGTACAGCGATAACGAACCAAAGTGAAAGTGTAGAACTTGCAAAAGAATTTCTGTACTTTTCTAAATTGTCTAAAGATGGCAATATTCGACTATGGACAGAGCTAGGATTTGACCCGTACCGTTGGGATGCTTTGGAAGATCCGATTATGGAAGAAGATAATGAATACTATGAATATTTTCATGATGGGATTTTTGACATTTTACTTGAGGCGGAAGATCGTATAGGTAGTGTGAATATAACAGAATTTACACCTGATGTTTTATCAGAAATTGAATCTAATGTCATGCATAATGTAATTAGGGAAAATGCACAAGATCCAGAAGAAGCTTTAAAACAAACGGCCGATAATGTTAAAGAAATTATGGGGCAGTAG
- a CDS encoding YesL family protein — MLQGDSMNEQHIVNKINNIFIWTTRLAFLNLLWLVFMIFGLVVFGVFPATVASLSVCMYWINGKTDLPIWKTFKREFLHNFYISNGAGWLLLLAGSILFINYQHFDKISGVFYFFSIFSFYFVIIIYIALWIWVFPLMSHYNNKLTKHFFNSLILGFGKIKTTLLIILLLFLVIYISLSIPGMIPFFSFSIGSYFWAWFSLKVFNEIDEENP, encoded by the coding sequence ATGCTTCAAGGTGATTCAATGAATGAGCAACATATTGTAAATAAAATAAATAATATTTTTATCTGGACAACGAGATTAGCTTTTTTAAATTTATTATGGCTTGTTTTTATGATTTTTGGATTGGTGGTTTTCGGGGTGTTCCCAGCTACGGTAGCTTCATTGAGTGTATGTATGTATTGGATTAATGGAAAAACTGACTTACCAATTTGGAAAACCTTTAAAAGGGAATTTTTACATAATTTCTATATATCTAATGGTGCAGGATGGTTACTTTTGTTGGCTGGGTCTATTCTTTTTATAAATTACCAACATTTCGACAAAATTAGCGGTGTATTTTATTTTTTTTCTATATTTTCATTTTACTTCGTAATAATAATTTATATTGCTTTATGGATATGGGTGTTTCCATTAATGTCTCATTACAATAATAAATTAACAAAACACTTTTTTAATTCTCTTATATTGGGCTTTGGAAAAATTAAAACTACGTTATTAATTATTTTATTATTATTTTTAGTTATATATATTTCATTATCAATTCCAGGAATGATTCCATTCTTTTCTTTTAGTATTGGAAGTTATTTTTGGGCTTGGTTCTCCTTAAAAGTATTTAATGAGATTGATGAGGAAAACCCTTAA